A genomic region of Marinobacter sp. NP-4(2019) contains the following coding sequences:
- a CDS encoding thiazole synthase encodes MSEQSTIQLPEDKPLELAGRVYQSRLLVGTGKYRDLMETGHAIEASGAEIVTVAVRRTNLGQNPDEPNLLDVISPDTYTILPNTAGCYTAKDAVRTCKLARELLDGHDLVKLEVLGEEKTLYPNMTETLVAAEELIRDGFKVMVYCSDDPLLAKRLEDMGCIAIMPLGAPIGSGLGIQNRYNIRLIVENANVPVLVDAGVGTASDATIAMELGCDGVLMNTAIAQARDPIKMAHAMRLGVEAGREAYLAGRMPKKLYASASSPIDGTFF; translated from the coding sequence ATGAGCGAACAATCGACAATCCAGCTTCCAGAAGACAAACCCCTCGAACTCGCCGGCCGTGTCTACCAGTCGCGCCTGCTGGTCGGGACCGGTAAATACCGTGACCTGATGGAAACCGGTCACGCCATCGAAGCCAGCGGTGCCGAAATCGTTACCGTGGCGGTACGCCGGACCAATCTGGGACAGAACCCGGATGAACCGAACCTGCTCGATGTCATTTCTCCGGACACATACACCATCCTGCCGAACACCGCCGGCTGCTACACCGCGAAGGACGCGGTACGCACCTGTAAACTGGCGCGGGAACTGCTGGACGGCCACGACCTGGTGAAACTGGAAGTGCTGGGCGAGGAGAAAACCCTGTACCCGAACATGACCGAAACCCTGGTGGCCGCCGAAGAACTGATCAGGGACGGCTTCAAGGTCATGGTTTACTGCTCCGACGACCCGCTGCTGGCCAAGCGCCTGGAAGACATGGGCTGCATCGCCATCATGCCGCTGGGCGCGCCAATTGGTTCCGGCCTGGGCATCCAGAACCGTTACAACATCCGCTTGATCGTCGAGAACGCCAATGTGCCGGTGCTGGTGGATGCCGGTGTCGGCACAGCCTCGGACGCGACGATTGCCATGGAGCTGGGCTGCGATGGCGTGCTGATGAACACCGCCATCGCCCAGGCCCGGGATCCGATCAAAATGGCCCACGCCATGCGCCTGGGTGTGGAAGCCGGCCGCGAAGCCTATCTGGCGGGCCGTATGCCCAAGAAG